The stretch of DNA CTAGCATCGACGAAGACGTGCAGTTCAAGCGAATTGTATGCTTCCGGTTGGTATCCAGGAAAGTAGCATCTGGGTATTTTCACTGTATTAAGCGTTCCTAAAAGTTTTGCATATCGCTCCCATTGAGGTACGATATTCGCCGGTAACGGTTCGTCCCAGCCAATTCCGGATCTCCACACATCTTGGACTATTGTCTTACCATGCACCACAAACGGAGCGACCATTCCTAACGGGTCGAAAACGCTCATAACTAAGCTCAGCAATTGCCGTTTAGTTGGCACTATGGACTCTTCCAGTAGACGTTGTAAATCATTGCGGAAAGCCGACGAGAATACGAAGACATCCTCTTGTGGTCGCCATACCATTCCCAAAACCCGTTCCAGATTACTGCCCTTGTCCATCGTGAAGCTCTTAACTGACTTCGTGTTCTGCTCTCCGATTCGCAGTAACACCTCTGCGGAGTTGGACATCCAATGCCGAATAACGAATCCTGCCTTTTCATGAACTTGTTTAACGTCCAGAGCTAGCTGAACAGCTTGCTCGATCGTATCGACGCTGTCCAGATAATCATCCACATAATGGTTTTCCTGTATGGCCTGTGATGCTTCCGGATATTCTGCCGCATACTCCCGCGCATTCAAATTCTTCACGAACTGCGTTGAACTTGGTGAACACGTTGACCCAAATATAGCAACATCCATAACGTGCACTTCAATCGGGTCAGATGGACTGTCCCGCCAAAGGAACCATTGGGCTGTACGATCCTGCATTCTGATGAGCACTTGATGGAACATTTCCATGATATCGCCACTTATAGCGATTTTCCTTTGTCGATACCGACACAAGACACCTTGTAGAGATGTTAGTAGATCCGGTCCTTTCAGAAGGACGGAGTTCAACGATACCCCTTGTATAGACGCAGCAGCGTCCCAGACAACCCTAATTTTATCAGGTTTCTTGGGGTTCACTACGAcacccaatggtaaaaaccaCGTCCGCTTGGGATCCATCTCATCCAGCTCACATGTAGTTGCCTTGTGTGCGTACCCTTTGGATATGTAGTCAGTCATTTTTTGCCGAACGTTGTCGTACAAGTCTGGTGATTTAAGAAGCCGACGTTCCAAGCACCTCAATCTGCGCTCAGCCATGGGTCTGCTATCGGGAAACTTGAAATTATCGAATCTCCACAAAAGCCCAGTTTCGAATCTGCCGGTTTCAGTTCTGATCGTTGTGGATTGAAGAATCTTCTGAGCGCGCATGTCGTCGGCCGATTCCTTCGTCTGAGTCACCGCAACGCCAATGCTTTCCATAGAGAAAAAACTCTTCACCAGTTCATGTAACTCGTCGTCTCGTGATTTCGTACGAATATGCAGAACTCGCTGTGAAGATGTACCTGTTTTATCCCCAGAACGACCATACAGAACCCAGCCCAACCTGGTTTTAGCGACTACTGGCTCGTGCTCGCGACCCTCCCTCAGCTTTAGTGTGGTCTTTAATCTGGTATTATCCAGTCCTATCAATAAACCGGGAACGGCTTCGTTGTAGCTTTGAACTGGCAGCCCTTTCATGTACGGGTATTTGCTCTGCAATTCCTCGAAATTCAAAGATTGGCGTGGTAGCTCGAGCCCGTCGATGGTTTGCACTCTGCGAATGGTAAATTGTTTGTCTATACTCAATCCTGAAATGTTCAGTTGAATTTGCTGAGATTCTTCTTCTACACGCTTGACCCCGTTGGTCCACTGCATACATAGTGGAGATGTTGGACCTTGTACACCTAGTTGTTCAGCCAAAGATCTCTCTACCAAAGTGGAATCAGAGCCACCGTCCAAGAATGCGAAAGTTCGTACTGATCGACCGTTGGCATGAAGGACTACCGGGATAATGCGAAAGAGtacttgctgctgttgttgatgAACTGAGATTACGCCAGAAGTTGGAACCGAAATTTCTGTTTTCGGTTCTCGTGGTTCGCCTGGATGAAGCAATCGGTGATGCCGTTGCTGACAACCGTTAACCCCGCAACCCAATGCTTTACACGGCCATTTCCCATGCGGATATAAACAGCGTCTACAGAGACTCAAGCCTTGAGCCACCTTCCATCTGTCTTCTAACGTTTTCGACTTGAAAATTGTGCAATCCTTCGGTTTGTGTCCCCCTGTATGACAAACCACACAAGGACGTGCAGTTCTTGTTTGGATGTATGATTCTGGCTTCTCTGTTGCCTCATCGTTCTGAATGTTCATTGTATGTATCTCCGCTTTCCCTTTTGGTTTTTCGAGTTTAGCGGAAACTGGTGTAACGCTACTGGCAGCCGTTACGATCACATTCATatacacccctattctgtatttcgatcgattcgaaatatttcgaacgagttgataaaattccattctgtatttcgttcgagtagtttttgcatttcgttcgatctgtttctcttcgaacatcaaatgggcaaaacgttcgaaataaggaacgcaaaattataactcgaacgaaataacggttccgaacgaaatggaaatccgtcggaatacagaatagggctgataATCTGCGAAGGTCTTCAAATCTACGTTCGGCACTCGTTGTTTATACATCGCCCAATCAAGCTTGATGTTTGCTGGAAGCTTCTCGACCAGTTCCTCAATCAAGATCGGGTTAGCCAAATGCAACTGCTGTCCCGTCGAAACTAGATGAGCGCAGAAATTTCTAACAGCCAGACCGAAACTGATAATGGTTCCCAGTTTATCTGGTCGTGGGGTCGGTGTTGCGCGCACTTCTGCTAAAAGGGAATTTATAATTGCTTCTGGCCGTCCATATAGAACTCGAAGCGTATTGATGATCTCTGGGACGTTCGAAGGATGAAGGAGAAAACTACTCACTGATTTCCTTGCGTCCCCCTTCAAGCAACGTTGCAGTCGCATCAAGTTCTCCGAATCATTATACCCACACATCTGCGTGGATGTTTCATAGCTGCTCCAGAACATCGGCCATTCGATTGGATCCCCAGCAAAACATGGAAGTTCTTTGGGAACAACGTGGCGTGCTGCCAACTGCTGGGTATTTGGACCGTATAACGACTGAGAATGAGACAGCTCGTACGGCCACTGTGTATTTGCTACAGCCGGTATGGGTGTTTGGTAACTTGACACACTCACTACAGGAGCACGAAGTGGAGGTCGAGGATCCCCCCATATTGTCGAAGGTGTATGAGAGACTGCTTGAAGAGCATTCTGGGGCACCAGAGGATTCGGGAAACCTACAGGCTGGTTTCTACTTATGAAATAGTTATCGGAACCGGTGTATAACAGTGGTTCATTCCTAGGTACCTGAGAGTGCCCTAACTGTCCTAACGATGGAGTGTAAATGTATGATGGTTGAACATAGCTATGTGCGATTGGTTCTCCAGTGCATCTTACTGAGGCTGAACTGCTGGTACTCACCATGGTCGATGTGGGTACTACATACAAATTGTACTGACCAGTGTGAGAATCCACCCATGTGCGCTTTTCATCTCGTGGTTGGATGTATTCGCTATATGCGGGAATCTGAGGAAGCAATGAACTGCTAACGACGGTTGCAGTTACTGCAGGAGTCAATTGTGGAGCTGCCGACGGATTCTGCCACGATACTTTACGCTGAACGATGGGAATACTCGTATACGATACAGGTGCTGTCCGGGGCGTTGATTGAACCAATGATGGGAGTGATAGGATTGGATTTCCGTCGCTAACGGAAGTTTCTCGGTTTACGTTGGTGATGGGTGAAGTGACGTCATCGAACAGTTTCGCAAGTACACTAGGCCGTGCGACAATATTACTCGCTTCCCCCGTTTTATTGTTGACTCGAGCTGGAACAGTAGACGAACTGCTTTGAACTACTGTGTTTTCTACCGGTACTACTGGCTTTGGTACGACATCATCACCCGCTTCCGGTATGAATCCAGTGGAAATAACTTTTCCAGATTTGGTATTCATAATCCCTTGGTGGTTGTCGATCCAGCATCGAACCTTTTCGACACTTTTGGCTGTATCACCGCTTCTTACACTCACTCTTGAGCTCGTTCTGGCATCCTCGTTCAATTGCGCGTGAAGCAACTTATACTTCCGATCCATGAACTCCTTCTCTAACTTCAGTTGATCCGCCCTCACCTTCTCCTTCCTTTCCTTCTCCATTCGTATAGCTTTCTCCTGCAATTCCTTGTCCTGGTCTGCTTTTTCAGCCACCATCTTGGCCTGGAGTTCCTTTTCCTCTGCCAATTGCTGCATCTCCAACTGCAGTTTTGCTTGTCGTGCACTTGCGCTCGTCGACGCTGTCGATTTCGCCGTTGATGGTGCACGCGAACCCCTCGGTCGACATACTACGCAATGGTAACTTCTATCATCTGCTTCTATGCTATCGCCAACCCCGgcgcacgaaaaatgaatccagCGAGTGCATCCATCGCACTGCACCATCTTGGCATCTGCCTCATTTAGCTGCTTGCATACAATGCACAGAGCATCAGTGGATACTTCATTCGGAATTGGTTGATCTACCGGCATCATTTTACGAGGTCTTAATAAACTTCAAAGAATAAATCTTAAAGTTTGTTGTTACGGGAGCGGTTTTCGTTTCGGACTTCTTTATAGCGAACTCGTATGTTTTGTTTGAGTATATGCTTTAAGCTGTAATTCAATTCTTTTAGTtcattgtttttatgttttacaTTTGTTCGTTGCTTACATTTATTCGTCCTCTACTCTAATCTACCCGCCGTGTCGTAACAATAAGTTGCggtcctgatgtgatttattcACCAATTAGGCACAATTAATTATGAACAATTTAAGGAATTCAGAATAACGTTTTGtaatcaatttcaagatggttgttgtttttttttattgatctcTGAAACTGCCTTATCGATCTTACATTTGTCAGACTTTCGCCCATTTCACATCTCCCTGTGGTACATTGTTAGGGTGATAAGAAACTCGCGAATCCGTGTTGCCAAcagtgttgataagagcaaaactcgagaaataaatcggccgatttagggctgtcttcattctatcacattctctgtatcaaacatttattccatgtaactgagaaaaatgttgtttgcaagtggatgaaaaatcttgcacgagaattgtgtctgaaaataatctgatattataatgtcgagttttggtggaagtattgaaattttatagtaaaaaataattgtaaaaggtagattagaaaatcactcaatgttctgcgattggacccatgaacgtgcgcttagtaagaaaacgtggatgtgataacgaaaaataaattttgggctggtcagctaaaaataaataataaaaataataaaacaattaTAGAAAAAATCTAAATGTTCAACATTGAAAATCAATCACACTTTCTGTCAAATATTtaccaggaatttgtgtttttaaagaaaatgcttgATTTATCATTTTagtttatattatcgccttcaaaatggGCTCCCTTCAAAATTGTGTATgctgaagcaatacactttttccaacgaacagtccaaaacgggtcccacgaaaatttggaaatagaaaatagtcacacGGAGCCATATCACGAGAGTAGGTGCTTGTTCAATTACATTCATACCATTGTTGGTTAAAAAATCGttcacaatgatcgatcgatgagctggtgcattatcttggtgcaaaatccaagtgttatccttccacaaatctgaccgtttgcgacgaattttctctctcaaATGCCTCATAGAGCCAAGTCAAAACTCTTTATTGACTGTTCGGCCCTCCTCAAAACCGACATCAGGATCACTGAGTGTAGTACCCAGTAGTacccaaataaaaaatgaaatgtttagcGGGAAgattcaaaattatatatatatgtatgtccAAACAAGTAATGGCTTCATTGATTTTCACACTCACAAGGTTCAACATTTCCCTAATCGTGAAGAAACATGAGATTGTTTGTAACGGACGAAGAAATGTATCCATTGAAGCCTTCTGCAGTTCTGATAAGctaaaaaaaacgatttcaaaTATTGTCTCTGATAGTGTTTACTAATTCCTTTGAGACAACATGGTGgtacaaatgttttttttctaatctGGCATCAAACACGATCTGGAACTAGTACAGCACAAACTACGTTTGTTCCCAAAGACTACAATCCACACATAAATATTTGTCCTGAACTCCGATCAGTCGACTAGAAGCTACAGTTCaggtaaataaaataaactacCACAGAAAATTTGATAGAAAGCCATGAGAGAAATTATATATTTACCATAAGACCTTATTAAACCTGTAAAAACTCCCAAATATCTCGGATTGAATCCTTTTTATTGACGATATTTTTGTGGACAGCCTTTACAATTCTATGGAGGTGATTCATCAACACTAGAGTGAACTTCCCTCCACAAATTATATTTGGCCAATTTTCCACCGGTAGTCTAGGAATGTACTAAAATCACAGATAATTCAGAAACTATTGAAGAAATTAATTTCGATTCGATTAAATCGAATCACAAGAAAGAGCTTCGTTGTTATGACCTAGGAACATTCGCAAGTCATAGAATAAATTATCTGTGGCTCACGTTTTTACAACTGACCCAATTCAGCAATTAACACAATTCCACACTAGCATAACATTGCTAATTCTTGGTCTACGCATCCATCTTCAGTTTCACCTATCTCTCACTCAGAGCCAATCTTTTTATTCTCCATCCcaattctctttttttttcttctttcaggTGATAACTGGGAGTGCAACCTTTCGAGTGAGACGGGCTACGAGAGCGGCGAGAATGTTTATGGTATCAATAATTTGCCGGCCCTATACACCGACTCCACCACCGATCCAATTATATCGACAACCACTCAGATGGCCAAAAATGTCACAATTCGTGACCATCCGGGTTATTCGAAGCCGGATAGCTTCACGGACCGGCCAGTAAACCTTCCCACCGTCAGTGGGGACAATAAAGGTTATTATATTGTATTGGATCGCGATGGAAACAAGCGGATCACCTACTATCACACACCAGCGCCCAGCCGGGATGAGGATGAAGAATCTAGCGGAGATGGGCCCGATATGCCGACCACCGCGACCTACGATACTCGTCCATCCACGTCGTCAGGCTCTAGCGAAACAACAGATTTAACACCAAACGAATTGAACTCATTTCTGGCGGATTACACTTTTAAAACAACTAGCGAATTTCCGTCCAAATTGGAGACGAAACTCCCACTGCCAGCGAATGGTCGAATCCATCCCGAGCATTTGTCCGTCATATTGAGTCAGCAGGAGAAACTGAAAAAGATTGCCTCCCAGATGAAGCTAAAGGCCGATCCGACCGGTGGAGTTGGTGATAAATCTCCTTTCTCGCACCAACCAGTGTATACGAGTCGCCCAAAAGATTCGTACCTGATTAATTTACCCCAAAAAGTGCCGCAAGCCGCCGCCTATCCCAACTCAGCTCTTCTTTCGGACGACGTGATACAGAGTATAATTAAAATCTCCAAACAGATGATGACGAATCACGACGCTTCGTTGGAGGAATTTTACATGAAGCCAGTTTTCATACCGATCTCAATCACTTCTGGATCGCAGGACTACTCCAAGTTCCCATCGAAACCAGGCAAGATTGTCTTCAGCCAATTGTTTCCATCGCTTTCCAACAATATCACCCAATTCGGTACCAAACCGATTGGGATTACTATAACGAATCCTTATACTTCAGGTCAGGCCCCGGTCTACGACACCGTACCAGAGCAGGTAGTAACCAGTCGTCCACAGTACCACAACAACTATCAGCAGCTAACGGAAGACGTCGTCCATATCGGTAATCGTTTCCCACCGCGACCCATCTCAAACGACCAGGTGTATCCGCACCATCAGCAGATAATGTCAGCAATGCCAGCGATGAATTACCCGATGTACAACCAACAGAATTATCCAAATTCAAACCAAATGATGAACCAACAGGGCTACTACAATCCGACACTTCTGATGAATCAGCTCAGACAAACACTTTCCTATAACAATGGCGAAGTGTCAACGAGTCAGAATGCTATTTCCGAGGAGCAGGACGACAACTCTGAAGAACTTCCGGAAAAAGAAATGGACTCATACCTCAACTTTGGCTCGAATGAGGAAACTGAGGATGAAAGCAATACTCGGCCAGACATGAAGAAGTTGATCTCCGTTGGTGGGGCAACTCTCAACTACGAAGATTACAAAGACAGCATTCTTCCCCTGCTCGACGCCAATCCTGATGAAGTCCGCATTTCTATCCTTACCTGCACTCTCGGATCACGGCAACCAAACAAGACGGACTGCACGAAATACTACGTGTGCAATCCTAACAATGGAGCGTTCCAATCCTTCTCGTGTCCATCTTACACCGCATTCAATGAGAACACCCGAATTTGCGACACCGCCACCTACAAAGCATGCCATGCCACCAAGAGAACCACTCCAAAGCCAACCGCCTTAACCAGACTAGCGGAGCAAAAGCTCAAGAATCATCTAACGACGGAGACGTCTCAGCTCAAGCACGACTTGAAGGAGGCCCAAAAGTATGTCGACTTGATCAAGAGGGAGGCGTACAAAATTCTCAGCCGAAACAAGATGACCTCCGAAAGGCACGATGCTGAAGTCACCACATCGGGGATAACCAGTCCTGCGCTGAGCAGCATTACCACTCCCTTTGTCACCAGCACCTCGGAGCTGATATCATCTACGAAGCGAACGAGCAACAAGCCGAAGCGCAAGAGTGGTTCCAAAAAGCGAAACAAGAACAAAACCACAACCACTGGCAAGCCGGTGCCGCCCGATATGGCCAATTCGACGACCACTCCGAAGCCGGTTCCCAGGGCACCGAAGTGCAAGCAGAACGGAAAGATGGCCGATCCGGCCGTGCGGCGGAACTATTACGTGTGCTACAAAGCTAGCCCCAAGAAGTTCATCAAAACGCGGATGGCCTGTCCGAATGCGCTGGTTTACTGCCCGAGCACGGAGTATTGCGTTCACGAGAAGGACTGCAAGAAGTGATGGATAATGCATGATGGGGTTGCGCGTGTGTGAAGATTGTATGACTGTTCCAATGTACCATAGTATCTATTTATAATTAATTTATGATGTAATGTAAGTGATCGAGAAGCAACTTAAAGTTAATTTTATTGCAAAGAACATAAAAAAACACTAGAATAAATAGAAACTACCTCTCTATTCTATTCTACATTGCATTCAATGACAAATGACAAATATTCCCTGTTTGGTGTTCGTGTTTATGGGGAGAGCATTCTATACTAGATGGATGCGAGATGACATTTATCCGTTCTTTGTAATCCCTCAACCTTCAACATATTTAATTTCCAAAAGAGCACCAAATTCTAACACTTCGGTAGGTCACGCATCGAGCATTTTTACTACTCTGCGTACCAGCGCCCTATTATATGAAGGAGTCAGGTCCGATTTAATAATTTTTGGCCAAGTACATTCACCACTCATATTGTTGGTTAAGAGGGTACCCTGGTCTGGATGGTcgagaaaatcattttttgcaaCTTTTGGGAAGCTTCTCATGtcttcagaaatgttgtcctaaaagtatttttccatatttgaattcgttggaaagttacagccaaaagtatgaggtcacctcaaaaGATCTACGgtctatcgcaaaattaagtatacacATCATGCggctttgttattttttagtatTTCGGGGTTAGAAAGTGAATAATTGAATgcgactcatattcatcgtaaaattgatcGATTTTGACAAATGTATGCcatgtactgccgttctacgcatagttgtcccatgttccaaaatcagcaaccgaGAAAACCGCATTCAAAGTTAGGTTATACCtcagacccctatagccaatttttgacgtaggattacgtctttcgggaacatattggagtacaaattgaaaatcgaaaatcgagtacatcgtgaaaattgtccaatttcaaacgcttattgctcagtcatttcatgatggattgatgaaatttttgcgtcaatcgatttcggtacttcctaacaatttttaatattgaatgaaataatatatgtcatgaaactaactatcgaacaattgaaaaatctcaacccctatcctaacggaaatacccacttctgattggtcgaaattgacgacacatgcggcagttccctaacagagacatgaaaaccaggctgcctgggggaaatcggcattgcaaatacatgaaagtagagggagcttttgttcctaccgaaatgtattccctaacagagacatcaaaaccaagctgtctggaggAAAACGATATGGCAAATATAtgtaaatcgggggcatttttgtattgcaagtaaggtgagtggtacgattaattcttgcaaatagatttaaatttagaactttaatgtcagttgcttcgtgaagtttcatgtcaatgaccgatcgtgtattgtgaaaaatttagcacaattgTAAGtgcaaaattgtatatggtagcagttgtgttagaaATGACTTGatgtatgaaacgatttatttcaattttcataaataaaaaccaagatgtgttcccgatcgagaacaggtcgtttggtttaagctgtctgttttgttgtgttcattttcacccaagaaaagtttatacggcgggaaaaattggaagagtgaagaaatattgaaaattgatttcccatatgctctacatataatgttaggtgttgttagttcaattaaaaatcgcattgggttgaaaaaacactcataaagtaaaaattataaaacaaaattaccttttccatttcaaatatgtaacatgttttcactaattagaaaaatttaaaattgtgttcggtattggtaattatctaaaatttttgaagtgaaaaaacttttatttcactcatacatatcacagaagacatttcgtctaggatcacagagtgcggttttcgtcatatctcgtttcacttcggtatcttttatctgatacacgCCATCCAACagctgtttaccatccttctatcatcatcactcggtaaacactggtggagcgaacaaccaaacaaaacggcccttttcagggccagcgagtcattatcaaagagtttaacgatgtaattcttcaaacatatccaaaatcaacagataacctaacgtaatcctacgtcaacggtcgtgtctcggacacaaccttcctgtgatttttttgttttttgtacaaaaatctatttctagtttttgtcttattcatacaaaattcttaCTAATTTGACCCTAGTTTTACGCGTTGTTTTGAAGCATTTCGAATGAtgaggaaaattacaaaaatcggctgcatttgtattccatttctacATATTCCGTTTTTATGCATAGATTGATATTGATAtctattttctttttccttccttcAAATTGACTCGTGTTCGTAGAGATAAGTATATAAAAAcgtccgtaaacctagtgttaaagaCTTTGCGGTTGGTTAGCCTGTTATAAGGGCGTAACATAATATTGCCAcccacaaagtttttttttctgccgcaggtggaatattatttcaatactttgcctaaccaaagacttctaaaaGTAGCTGCCAATACTCCAATTTTTTAGGGTTGCTTAAAATGAACGAATTTGgtagtcatttttatgtaaaaaaaactacgaTTTCAAAGCGCTGGATAAAAAACCTGTTTAAATTCCTTGAACATTCAAGAGGTTGacaagtttttcactgtaagcgttctatttaggatctactgtgtaatttcatgcagtttcttcaataaaaaaatggtgcatatgatgaaaaaaattaaattttatatttttctttgtaattctatataaaaaaaatcgatgcagtaaagatattattttaattttctgtaTAACCAAAAGCACAATAAATTAGCTTGCTAACGGACAGTgccaactatattgccaccaattttttcaactgttccaATAGTTTGTTTTTTATCAAAGATATCTCTGAAGTTGGAGTCTATTCCTCACCTAGCtcccacggccttataaagcgTTAAGTCAGGGTTGCCA from Toxorhynchites rutilus septentrionalis strain SRP chromosome 3, ASM2978413v1, whole genome shotgun sequence encodes:
- the LOC129772948 gene encoding uncharacterized protein LOC129772948 — translated: MTIIPTTPDSQYDTVALLPLVGWLEVSAFWEPPRKLIPNLNTARNGSLREKHALRTFPWGRFFHISQNSKVKMKIVVLLFGIIVTTVVAVPCPEQARPHATRCDQYFRCVLLPSKTHVWVPTQCGKGLIFEPQLKTCVLPGDNWECNLSSETGYESGENVYGINNLPALYTDSTTDPIISTTTQMAKNVTIRDHPGYSKPDSFTDRPVNLPTVSGDNKGYYIVLDRDGNKRITYYHTPAPSRDEDEESSGDGPDMPTTATYDTRPSTSSGSSETTDLTPNELNSFLADYTFKTTSEFPSKLETKLPLPANGRIHPEHLSVILSQQEKLKKIASQMKLKADPTGGVGDKSPFSHQPVYTSRPKDSYLINLPQKVPQAAAYPNSALLSDDVIQSIIKISKQMMTNHDASLEEFYMKPVFIPISITSGSQDYSKFPSKPGQAPVYDTVPEQVVTSRPQYHNNYQQLTEDVVHIGNRFPPRPISNDQVYPHHQQIMSAMPAMNYPMYNQQNYPNSNQMMNQQGYYNPTLLMNQLRQTLSYNNGEVSTSQNAISEEQDDNSEELPEKEMDSYLNFGSNEETEDESNTRPDMKKLISVGGATLNYEDYKDSILPLLDANPDEVRISILTCTLGSRQPNKTDCTKYYVCNPNNGAFQSFSCPSYTAFNENTRICDTATYKACHATKRTTPKPTALTRLAEQKLKNHLTTETSQLKHDLKEAQKYVDLIKREAYKILSRNKMTSERHDAEVTTSGITSPALSSITTPFVTSTSELISSTKRTSNKPKRKSGSKKRNKNKTTTTGKPVPPDMANSTTTPKPVPRAPKCKQNGKMADPAVRRNYYVCYKASPKKFIKTRMACPNALVYCPSTEYCVHEKDCKK